A section of the Saccharopolyspora gregorii genome encodes:
- a CDS encoding oxygenase MpaB family protein — MTAPTGSRVREDELVVGAGLLAGGANVIMQLARPGVGYGVVESKVDSGNIFKHPVKRTRTTLTYLAVATMGTDEERALFRRATNRSHAQVRSTSTSPVSYNAFDKNLQLWVAACLYRGIEDVHRIFVGELTDAEIDELYRRSATLGTTLQVTDDMWPADRAAFEEYWNDALDQVHVDDTVRAYLHQIAVLGFMPRYVRAPLGRFNRFITTGFLPQRFRDEMRLPWTDRDQRRFDRLTRVMGAVIRRLPPVLRKFPFNYYLWDVRRRIGAGAPLV; from the coding sequence ATGACAGCTCCCACCGGATCACGCGTGCGCGAGGACGAACTGGTCGTCGGCGCCGGCCTGCTCGCCGGCGGCGCCAACGTGATCATGCAGCTGGCCCGGCCGGGCGTCGGCTACGGCGTCGTCGAGAGCAAGGTCGACAGCGGCAACATCTTCAAGCACCCCGTCAAGCGCACCCGCACCACGCTGACCTACCTCGCGGTCGCCACCATGGGCACCGACGAGGAACGCGCCCTATTCCGGCGCGCCACCAACCGCTCCCACGCCCAGGTGCGCTCCACCTCGACCAGCCCGGTGTCCTACAACGCCTTCGACAAGAACCTGCAGCTGTGGGTGGCGGCCTGCCTCTACCGCGGCATCGAGGACGTCCACCGGATCTTCGTCGGGGAGCTCACCGACGCCGAGATCGACGAGCTCTACCGGCGCTCCGCCACCCTCGGCACCACCCTGCAGGTCACCGACGACATGTGGCCCGCCGACCGCGCCGCCTTCGAGGAGTACTGGAACGACGCGCTCGACCAGGTCCACGTCGACGACACCGTGCGCGCCTACCTGCACCAGATCGCGGTGCTCGGTTTCATGCCGCGCTACGTCCGCGCGCCGCTGGGCCGGTTCAACCGGTTCATCACCACCGGCTTCCTGCCGCAGCGGTTCCGCGACGAGATGCGGCTGCCCTGGACCGACCGCGACCAGCGCCGCTTCGACCGGCTCACCCGCGTCATGGGTGCGGTCATCCGGCGGCTGCCCCCGGTGCTGCGCAAGTTCCCGTTCAACTACTACCTGTGGGACGTGCGGCGCCGGATCGGGGCGGGTGCTCCGCTGGTGTGA
- a CDS encoding TetR/AcrR family transcriptional regulator — protein sequence MEPSSLRVYGGVDGDHRKAERRVRFLEAGLDLLGAPDADATLSVRGVCKRAGLAARYFYESFADREELTAAVYDQVIDDLATGALAAVTAAPHDAAAKVRAGLGTVIGVVGDDPRRGRLLFSTRAGAVLAERRQRSTLLFAGLLGGQAKDFYGLGDSADLDVLSQFAVGGLAQTLTAWLDGALRIDRDDLVEHCTRIFLAIGAPVRD from the coding sequence ATGGAGCCGTCTTCCCTGCGGGTGTACGGCGGTGTCGACGGCGACCACCGCAAGGCCGAGCGGCGCGTCCGGTTCCTCGAAGCGGGCCTGGACCTGCTCGGCGCACCCGACGCCGACGCCACCCTCTCGGTGCGCGGCGTGTGCAAGCGGGCCGGGCTCGCCGCCCGCTACTTCTACGAGAGCTTCGCCGACCGCGAGGAGCTCACCGCCGCCGTCTACGACCAGGTCATCGACGACCTCGCCACCGGCGCGCTGGCCGCGGTCACGGCCGCCCCGCACGACGCGGCGGCCAAGGTGCGGGCCGGGCTCGGCACCGTCATCGGCGTCGTCGGCGACGACCCGCGGCGCGGGCGACTGCTGTTCTCCACCCGCGCGGGCGCCGTGCTCGCCGAACGCAGGCAGCGCTCCACGCTGCTGTTCGCCGGACTGCTCGGCGGCCAGGCCAAGGACTTCTACGGGCTGGGCGACAGCGCCGACCTGGACGTGCTCAGCCAGTTCGCCGTCGGCGGCCTCGCCCAGACCCTCACCGCCTGGCTGGACGGGGCGTTGCGCATCGACCGCGACGACCTGGTCGAGCACTGCACCCGCATCTTCCTCGCCATCGGCGCCCCCGTCCGGGACTGA